The stretch of DNA TGCCCAATCCAACGCCATTCGCGCCGAATATTTTCTTGGCTGTAATGGCAAAAAAAGCTGGGAACGAAACATTCGATATTCCAATAACCCACAAAGAGCGTCAAACCGGCACCGTTTCGATTCTGAAATGGAAACTGCTGAAGGTTTGCATGCAAAGCTTTAAAGAATTGGCGCAGTTCCGCTTTGACCTGGGTGGCAAAGTAAAAGCACTCAAAAGACCGGAGCCTGTAGCGGCCTGAAAAAGAGTTGTACGGTTATAAGGTTGTAGCGTTGTATAGTTGGCTCCGTCTGTGTTGCGTCTGTCAGCCGTTTTACAACTTTATAACCCGACAACCATACGACTTGAATTTTCGCTCAACATGAATTATAAATACGTTATTATCGGATCAGGGCCTACGGGTCTGGGAGCGGCTTACCGCCTGAAGGAGTTAGGCATTACTGACTTCATCGTTTTAGAAAAAGAAAACCGAATCGGTGGCCTGTCGAAAAGTTTTGTCGATGACAAAGGGTTTACGTGGGACGTAGGCGGTCATGTGCAGTTTTCGCACTACAAATACTTCGATGACCTGATGGTCAGGGCGTTGGGAGAAGATGGCTGGCTCAGTCACCAGCGCGAGTCGTGGGTTTGGATCGAAGGGCGGTTTGTACCGTATCCGTTTCAGAACAACATTAAGTATCTCTCGCCCGAAACTATGTGGAAATGCCTCGAAGGCATCATTCACAACTACAAGTTTCCGACTAACCAGAAACCGGCCAACTTCCGCGAGTGGATTCTGGCCACGTTTGGGTCGGGGCTGGCCGAAACGTTCATGTTCCCGTACAACTTCAAAGTCTGGGCCTATCCGCCCGAAGACATGAACGCCGTATGGGTAGGCGAACGAGTAGCAATCACTGACCTTCAGCGGGTTACGAAGAATATTATCTTCAATCAGGACGATTTCTCGTGGGGGCCAAACAGCACGTTTAAGTTCCCGAAACAGGGCGGCACGGGTAGCATCTGGGACGCCGTTGGCCGATTGGTTGGTCACGAATACATCAAACTCAACGCCAATGTTGAGCGGGTTATCGGACCGGAGAAAAAGATTATTCTGAGCAGCGGGGAAGAAATTCAGTACGAACACCTGATGAGTACGGTTCCGCTCGACATTTTCACCCGCAAGATAGAAGGGCTTGATTCGCAGGTGGTTGAATTGGCACAGGGGCTAAAACACTCATCAACCAACGTGGTTGGCATTGGGCTGAAGGGCAAACCGAAAGAGAGCCTGAAAACCATGTGCTGGATGTACTTCCCGGAGTATAACAGCCCCTACTACCGCGTCACGGTTTTCTCGAATTACAGCCCCAACAACGTACCCGACATCAATCAGCACTGGTCGCTGATGACCGAAACGAGTGAGTCGTCGGCCAAACCGGTAAACCGCGAAACGCTGATTCAGGACACAATTCGCGCCCTGAAAGAAGATCAGTTGATTGAATCGGAAGAAGACGTAATTTCGACCTGGCATATGGCGTTCGATTACGGTTATCCAACGCCCTCGGTTGAACGCGACGGGATTCTGAAAGCTGTATTGCCCAAACTTGAACCGTTCGGTATTTACTCACGGGGCCGGTTTGGAGCCTGGAAATATGAAGTTAGCAATCAGGATCACTCGCTGATGCAGGGCGTTGAATGGGCCAACCGCGTTGCCGCTAACATTCCTGAACTAACCCTCCCCTTCCCCGAAACCGCAAATGCGATGTGGGGAAAATGAAAAATAGTTGTAAAGTTGTAGGGTTGTAAAGTTGTACAGTTATTGGCCCAGCCAGCTAACGGAGCAACTTTACAACCCTATAACTTTACAACCCTATAACTACAAAATGAACCGACGTCTCTGGCTTTGGGTGATTGGCCTGGTCTTACTGGTGGGCGGATGGCTCGGCTACCAGTGGTTGCGCCCGGCATCTGACGAAGCCAGAGCGTTGGTGCCGCCGGGTGCCTTACTCATTCTGACCAGCGACCATTTGCAGGATACGGTTTCGGCGCAGGCGTTCCGATCAGCCATTTCGCTCCGGCAACTTCCGGTTTTCAACGAAGCCCGACAACGGCTCGACCGATTTCTGTATACTACTGCCGACACATCCACCGTTTTGAGCTTCATTAAAGGCAAAAACGTACAGTATTCCCTGCATAACCTATCAAAAAACACGCTCGATTTTATCTTCTACATTCCCTTCGCCGAGCGCGACCGGGCTTTTCTTAATCGCCTGACAAACCCCGACCCACGCCAGTATCGGGTGCTGAACCACACATTTTCAGGCGAAAAAATATTTGATCTGGTTGCACGGGGAAATGAACCGGTTGGGTCGTTTATTCTGACCAATAACTATCTGATTGGCAGCGTTTCAGGAATTTTAGTAGAGAACGTAGCGCGGCACATGCACCAAACGCTACTTCTAAATCGTGAACGGCTCGGAGCTTCATTTGTGCGCAACGACGACGAGTTGGCAGGTGTATCGGTCCGCCCCAGCGTCATTCAATCGCTGTTTAGTAATGCGGGATCGCTGGTGCGGTTGTTTTTGCCCGAAGAATTGAATCTGCACTTTCGACCGTCGGCCTCGCCTTCGCACCTGATTGGGTATTCGATTGATAAGATTGGCGGTCGGCGCGACGTTGCTGTCCTCTTCGCCGGCCAATCACCACAACGCATCACGCACGCTAACCTGATTCCGCAAACGACGGCCACCCTCTATCACATCGGTATCAGCGACGCCGGGCGATTCGGCAAATCGCTGAGCCAGTTGTTAAGTTCAGCGTCCAGCGATTTTCTGCGTGACCGATTCAGTCAGATTGAATCGGCAACGGGGCCGCTTTATAACGCGCTGGGGTCCGATATTCTGCTCTGTCGGCTCGAATCGGCAACGGGTTCTGCCCGGCAGGTACTGATTCTGACCGCCCGCGACGGTAAGGAGTTAGCCAACGCTTACCAGCAGGTCGCTTACCGGGCTGGCGCGTCGGCACCGGCACCACTGAAAACATTTTTGGGCCATAAGACGCTGTTACTCAATGTTCCAGAGTTGCCCGCATCGCTGTTCAGCAGTTTATTTGCGGGTTTCCCGCAAAGCTGGATTACACAACATGGCTCCTCACTGATTATTGCTAATAGTGAAGAGGTTATGCAGGAATACCTGCAACAGGTACAGCGGAAGGCCGTTTGGTCTGCCGATGCGCGGCAGGCTGAATTACTGAACGAAACCCTGCGCCCGGCCAACTTCACGGCTTTTGTGCGGCTGAACCGGGCACAAACAACCGTGCCGCTCACCTGGCCTGCCGCCTGGCAAAATCTGCTCGACCAGCCCGACCCGCTAACAGGAACGCCCGCGCTGGCGAATCTCGAAAATATGGCCTATCAGGCCAGCTACGGCAACGAAAACATTCAATCGACGGTAGTACTGGGGCGCACCACACGCCGGGCCAGTCAGGCCGTATTGAACAAGGTCTTGTTGCAGAAAAGAACCGAGTTTAATGCTCCGCTGATTGCTGCGCCCGTGGTAGCAGGGAGTTTAAGCGACGGCACGGCTCAGTTTTATGCCCAGAATAACGCCGGGCAATTTGTGCTGGTGACACCCGAAGGCGATAAAATTGTACAGGATACGACCGATGGCCCTATTCGTAGTAATGCGCTGGCCGTTGACTTTTTAGACAATGGGCAGCTACAATACCTGTTCATGACCGACCGGGCACTCTACATTGCCGACCCAGGTCGAAAACAAGTGCGTTTGCAGTCGATTCGGTTGCCCAAAGGAATAGATCCTTCTTATCTGGCCCGACCACGCGGTAGTCAACAACGAGCGATTG from Spirosoma montaniterrae encodes:
- a CDS encoding protoporphyrinogen/coproporphyrinogen oxidase, with product MNYKYVIIGSGPTGLGAAYRLKELGITDFIVLEKENRIGGLSKSFVDDKGFTWDVGGHVQFSHYKYFDDLMVRALGEDGWLSHQRESWVWIEGRFVPYPFQNNIKYLSPETMWKCLEGIIHNYKFPTNQKPANFREWILATFGSGLAETFMFPYNFKVWAYPPEDMNAVWVGERVAITDLQRVTKNIIFNQDDFSWGPNSTFKFPKQGGTGSIWDAVGRLVGHEYIKLNANVERVIGPEKKIILSSGEEIQYEHLMSTVPLDIFTRKIEGLDSQVVELAQGLKHSSTNVVGIGLKGKPKESLKTMCWMYFPEYNSPYYRVTVFSNYSPNNVPDINQHWSLMTETSESSAKPVNRETLIQDTIRALKEDQLIESEEDVISTWHMAFDYGYPTPSVERDGILKAVLPKLEPFGIYSRGRFGAWKYEVSNQDHSLMQGVEWANRVAANIPELTLPFPETANAMWGK